The genomic stretch AAATGTAGCTTAGGATTGTGGGTTAGTAAGAAAGTTACATTTCTATTGCTAATTTATAAGGCTGCTCATTTCGAGGTTCTGGCTCAAATCTCATATCGGTCCTATAAGAATTTTGGGGTTTTACTATTAAAATCTGTAGTGGCTCCAAGTTCAGATTTCGATCATGACACACTTCTGACCACAGCCATTCTTTACGCTTTGTCAATATAGTTGGTAATTTATGAGAGTGGGGAATTAGTAAATAcatctgtttttttaataaacttgtgCCTTTCTGCAAATATGATATTTGACCTCACAAAAGTTCCCATTATTTatgttatcataattaaaatcattttatagaaaatgcctgtttttttaaatgtcttgtTTTTGCTTATAGAACCAGGAATTGACAACtgaaattaaattgaagatTGAAAATCATTGGACGAAAGAGGTTTCACATAatgataattgtaaaaataagaaaaaatattatgttcttcCCATGTTCCCTTACCCCTCAGGCAATCTACACATGGGCCATGTCCGAGTGTACTCAATTTCAGACACAATAGCACGATTTCATAAACTTAACGGAAAACATGTGATTCACCCAATTGGCTGGGATGCCTTTGGCCTGCCAGCTGAAAATGCAGCCATTGAACATAATATCTTACCACATATATGGACCGAAAGTAATATATCAACAATGAAAAAACAACTGTTGCAGTTGGGATTTAACTTTAATTGGGAAAAGGAGTTCAGCACTTGTGATCCTAAGTATTATAAGTGGAcgcagtatatatttttaaaattatttgaaaatggcCTGGCATACCAAAACAAGGTAGTTTTCAAAGAAAAATTGTGTATAAAGTGTGTAAAGTTCTAAATAATCAAATTGATTGTAGCTTACTTTGATTTTTAGAATAACctgtaataatgtaaaaaaatatcttatatcaAGATGTGATAGAGATTCCCTTCATAtgcttgttttaaaaattttcaggCTGAGGTGAATTGGGATCCAGTCGATAAGACAGTTTTAGCCGATGAACAGGTAGATGAAAATGGCTGTTCATGGAGATCAGGGGCAAAAGTAGAGAAAAAGATCCTTACACAATGGTACatcaaaacaacaaaatatgcaaaaaaattatatgatggtttaaataataaaagtctaGAAAACTGGAAAGATATTATAAACTTGCAAAAGCACTGGATAGGTGAATGCAATGGCCTTGTTGTAAGTTTTACTTTAAAGCTAGGCAATATAGAAAAATCCTTTGATGTTTGGTCTCAAGACCCGTACAAACTCATACACGGTCAATTTTTAACCATCAGTTCTAGCAGTGTGTTATTACAAGAAATATCACCATCTGAAATAAACAATCTGAAATGTTACAATCCAATAACTggtaaagatataaatatatatgtctcGGACAATGTAAACTATCCTGAAGGTAGAGATGTATATATTGCATGTCCATCCATTGACCCAGAAGATATCAAGCTGTCACAGTCATTAAACATTGCTCTTCCAAGTGAAAGTTCCTCCATAGacataacttcagaaaataataAAGCTATAGAAATAGCCCAAAAAAAATGTGGTGGCTATTTTGTTAGTTCTAAACTAAAGGATTGGCTTATATCAAGGCAAAGATTCTGGGGTACACCAATACCAATTATTCACTGCCCTACCTGTGGAACTGTACCAGTACCATATGAAGATCTACCAGTTTTACTACCAATAAAGAACTCTTCCGatacaaaaatatcaacttTGTCAAGCTTAAAATCATGGTCAAGTTGTAAATGTCCCAAGTGTTTAGGTGATGCACAAAGAGAATCAGATACTATGGACACATTTGTTGATTCTTCCTGGTATTATTACCGTTTTTTGGACCATGCAAATGATCAAATGCCTTTTGACAAGGAAAAATTGGTTGGAATCACTCCTGTTAATTGTTATATTGGAGGCAAAGAACATGCAGTACTACATTTGTACTATGCTCGTTTTATGAGCTACTTTTTACATTCTCTAGGTTTGACTCCAATGCCTgaaccatttaaaaaattattagttCAAGGGCTAGTTATGGGGAAATCTTATAAGATTAAATCTACTGGGAAATATTTGCCCCCTGAAAAGGTTGAAAAAGTTGGCGAAGAATATATTGTCAGAGACACAAAAGAGCCTGTTTTAGTACAATGGGAAAAGATGagtaaatctaaatataatggAGAAAATCCTCAAAGATTGTTATCAACATATGGATCTGACACAACTCGTCTCTTAATGCTCGCTGATGTTCCACCACCTACAAGTAGGAAATGGTCCGATGATAGTAAGTATTTATGTGTGTAACTTATTTGACTAGTGCAATTCCATTATATTGACTTAGATGCAAGAACTTTAATACTTTGCTGGAGGTATATCTACTTCCGTAGATTTCACTAAGGCAGTATATTACATTCATTAGACATCCAAATGCACAACACACAACAGATCCTATGAGATAGTGGACAAAAAAATGTACACGAATATATTAGAATTCCAAGAGATTGTGTCAGTCGATATTGGAGTTAATCGACATTCCGACAAAAATAGGCCTTTTCATCCACTCCGACCACGCTGATCTTCTTTCTTAAATCTTTTTTCGCATCTGTTGttgtatgtgtatttaattcatgccatgttacatatttttctgttatcaatgaattaataatttataagtttagtttttcacacaaaatatttttctacttgTGCTTATTATTCACCAATTATTTTTCGACAGCTTTGCCTGGCGTTTTAAATTGGCAGCGCAGATTATGGATGAcggttaaagattttttaaagcaTAGAACAGAAATTGATGCcacgaaaaataatatttcttgtaaagaatttgaagaaattgaaTCAAAGTTGTGGAattcaagaaattattttacagcAACTGCaacttatcattttaaatatactcaACAACTCAGTGTAGCAATATCTCGTTTACAAGGCCTGACAAATATACTGAGggtatgtatttaaatgttgtaaactaatatatacaaaaagcaatgttgtaaattattgaataacatatattttttattataccggCAGTTGTTGATCTCTACGTAACTGcttctttatatgtatatagtttaatattactttcaaaattccAATAGCTAACAACTTCTTATTTCAGTaacatttaaaactgtttgttcGTAAATGGAAGGGGACAAACTCGTGGCGGTCACTGGACTAAGTTAGTTACAGGCTTTTTCAAACACAAAcacaaaagccaaataaataacatttgcttCTTACAAAAtccattatttacaaaaacatggCGCTTTGAACGTCGAGGaaactgttattataattttggtagtaaaattttattaaataaaattagttcgTGAAAAATTACTGTAtcataaataaagacatattattataatattaatccaGAAATGTTAGTTTTACACTATAACTGAGTTATTACCAAATCGCAggaaatacatatatcaaagaTTTGATTGTCTTTATTCCTTCTTTGATTGTAAAGCATAACCACCACCGTcggttcagaatgtagatttGGGAGAAAACCGGACCGAAAACTCACTTACTTTTTTCCAGCATTTGATATACATTATTACCAAAGTTATATACGTCAActagtaaaatattgtaatttcagaACAACGTACCCGTGGATGTAATGACAAGGAGTAAGGAATTCGAACTGGCATTAGCGGCTCTGATTATAATGCTGTCCCCTGTGACCCCTCATTTTTGTTCTGAGCTCTGGGCTGGTCTTGTATCAGCTCCTAACAGAGTATCTGATGATTTGTCGTCATTTAATTGGAATAAAGATGTATTAGAGCAAAACTGGCCAGTTGTTGATCAAGACTATCCATTATCTTTTCAATGTAAAGTAAGTCTCTcaatttctaatttaataaaatttaataaatcaacgttatattttccttattatatttgttacgaTTTCTACTTCATTTTGCATAGCATGTCAGTGTATTTACGTTGATGGTAAGTAAATGCCATTGTATAGAGAAGTAAAAATAGTAatctgttaaataaatgtatctgtGTGTTTGTATATGTTTCTGTCTGTGCTTTCATAAGTTACATCGCCATATCGCCTTTCCTCGATTGATTCTCTTTTAGTATTGCCCATATTCGCTTCTGTCAGATTGGTTCCAAAATGTACttaccattttaattatttataggtCGACGGAGCTGACAggtgtgaattaaaaataccaGCTGTTGAATTAAACGACACATCTTCCGAAAAAGCCCTAGAAATTATGCTCAAAGAAAAGACTGTTgcaaatagattaaaaaagggCATCCTGAAAACTAAATATGAATTGTATCCAAACTGTCGTGCCATTCTTTACATTTACACAAATAGAAATCTGCAATCTAAACAAAAAAAGGAAGAAGATAAACTGCTGAGATCGCAGATGTAATGGTATCGTTGGTTTACCATATGTTAGGATTGTTCGAAATGTTAGTTGATATTgttaatactatataaaaaaaatgttttgaacatACAATTgagaaatatagtttttaattttaatttaattttaagcaaaaaatattgtaacagatataagtgtaataaataGGACCTAAAAATTTTTTCGTTGATTTATTTTCTAAACCACCACggtaaaaagtaataaagtatCTACTACTAATGTTAGAAAAATCTCAGCAAAAAATACGAATGAGATTATATTTTTGCTATTGCAAGTCGATAATTTAAAGTAGAGACACGTGCTTATATTGGTGGACGGatctataatgtatatattttaaacttgtgtttttcctttaattttatttgcttttaagACCTGACCGACAATTTTTTCTAAGGTCGACAGGAAAAAAGCTGACCATGACGATGTAAACGGTGCATTATTACAGATACACGATTCgttcaatgtaaataatttggttttgaatgctcaaaaaacaaaatgtgtagtttttaccctacacAATgctagaaagcaaaattataatatatctttaagcggtggccggcTTGAAGTAGCCGATgctacggtgttcttgggaatagaattggattcaagacttcagtggagtccccatttatcacccctaacaggaagactcagctccgcagcatacgcggttagaaaagttagacaacgaACTGATATTGAAAccgtttagtttagtttattttggttattttcacagtatcaTGCCATATGGTATATTACTTTGGgttaacgctgcagatatttaatctgtctttattttacaaaagagagcaatccggtcgATTTATAATCTTGTTACTcacagtatatgtatataacaatatataacaatattatgtatattcacagtaacattgtaCGATaagtaagttatatatatatatatatatatatatatatatatatatatatatatatatatatatatatataagtatgtagaAGTAAGCTCATAAGCGTATAACGCCAAGtgtccgactccgcaaagtcaataaatccttattGGGGCAAGGTatatgtttctataataaaattccgcagacattattaacttttccgtttcgtaaattcaaatagtttataataagtacattggtaaaaaaggcatattattcgatacaaggttttatagatgataaaaagcacGGAATTAATATCTTGTGACTTCCaggcatacatatataattgtgtttaactaatatgaatgtttttttttttatgtcaaaaaagagtaactactgagttcttgccggttcttctaggtagaatctactttccgaaccattgttaaatgacgattcaaaagtgcgtgtaaaagcctacttgaataaagtttattttgatttcgttttTCCCCCTGTATATACAACTTAAagcgttaaattaaaatactatttttaaacaaatatatgtccGACAAATATCTAATGTGTATTTTGGGTATGCAAATATTAGGTATTTGTCGTATAAGtatcctatatatgtatattacatagtTCAGAATCCAAAGTCCTTTGCACTTGATTATTACTATAATCGTaccatacaatttaaaaattgcgTTTAAATTCAATAACGGTTAAAGTTTACAGTGTATTTGTTCCGTCATACACCCTCCTTGGAAGCGGGGTGTGGTGGTCTTCGATGGAACACTACTCACACCAGGGCACTTATTGTACTTAAGAAGGATATGATAATAGTATCGCTATTTTATGTAATCTTTGTTTGAACATCAAAAAAAGTGAAAATTAGGAAGAAAAGTGAATGTAGATAGAATTAAGATCATTGAAAGTGCATACCCATTAAATAAAGTGAACTGCACTTCTCGCTACATGTGGTACAAAAATTATCATTTGCACTAGAAAATATCAACTGGCACTGGAATTACAATACTGAACTACCAACAATTGCTTGAAGATTTATCCATGATAAGCATACATATCCCACTAATATCATTGTGTCAAAGATACAATAAGTCGAATGGAGTTTAGTTAGTTCGGTAAAAGCTATTGATACGATATTA from Vanessa cardui chromosome 1, ilVanCard2.1, whole genome shotgun sequence encodes the following:
- the LOC124530637 gene encoding leucine--tRNA ligase, mitochondrial — protein: MPHLKRCTHLFLKYNPISLLGVKRSKCSLGLWNQELTTEIKLKIENHWTKEVSHNDNCKNKKKYYVLPMFPYPSGNLHMGHVRVYSISDTIARFHKLNGKHVIHPIGWDAFGLPAENAAIEHNILPHIWTESNISTMKKQLLQLGFNFNWEKEFSTCDPKYYKWTQYIFLKLFENGLAYQNKAEVNWDPVDKTVLADEQVDENGCSWRSGAKVEKKILTQWYIKTTKYAKKLYDGLNNKSLENWKDIINLQKHWIGECNGLVVSFTLKLGNIEKSFDVWSQDPYKLIHGQFLTISSSSVLLQEISPSEINNLKCYNPITGKDINIYVSDNVNYPEGRDVYIACPSIDPEDIKLSQSLNIALPSESSSIDITSENNKAIEIAQKKCGGYFVSSKLKDWLISRQRFWGTPIPIIHCPTCGTVPVPYEDLPVLLPIKNSSDTKISTLSSLKSWSSCKCPKCLGDAQRESDTMDTFVDSSWYYYRFLDHANDQMPFDKEKLVGITPVNCYIGGKEHAVLHLYYARFMSYFLHSLGLTPMPEPFKKLLVQGLVMGKSYKIKSTGKYLPPEKVEKVGEEYIVRDTKEPVLVQWEKMSKSKYNGENPQRLLSTYGSDTTRLLMLADVPPPTSRKWSDDTLPGVLNWQRRLWMTVKDFLKHRTEIDATKNNISCKEFEEIESKLWNSRNYFTATATYHFKYTQQLSVAISRLQGLTNILRNNVPVDVMTRSKEFELALAALIIMLSPVTPHFCSELWAGLVSAPNRVSDDLSSFNWNKDVLEQNWPVVDQDYPLSFQCKVDGADRCELKIPAVELNDTSSEKALEIMLKEKTVANRLKKGILKTKYELYPNCRAILYIYTNRNLQSKQKKEEDKLLRSQM